In the Sediminibacter sp. Hel_I_10 genome, one interval contains:
- a CDS encoding tRNA-dihydrouridine synthase yields the protein MTPTLLSSPLQGFTDFRFRNAFQHYFGGIDTFYAPYIRLNGKLKIKQSYQNDLLPENNTTLEVIPQVMTNDPDEFLFVIKYVQSLGYKELNWNLGCPYPMVTKSGMGSGLICNPNRINDVLHKAHNETDIVVSMKMRMGYEHAEEILDAFPVLDKYPLKNIAIHARIGKQLYKGPVDLEAFEKCIGSTKHKLYYNGDITSVSAFKEIQKRFPSIDHFMIGRGLIADPFLPSMIKNNTSEYPKDRWAIFSEFHDTIYQQYDAYLSGPTPIKMKMLGFWEFFSQSTSNPQKTFKAIKKASNPIKYKQAVQQILSTEQKLASAV from the coding sequence ATGACTCCTACTCTACTTTCATCACCTTTACAAGGCTTCACAGATTTCAGGTTTCGGAATGCCTTTCAGCATTATTTTGGTGGTATTGATACCTTCTATGCGCCCTATATTCGCCTTAACGGAAAACTAAAAATTAAGCAATCTTATCAAAATGATCTATTGCCAGAAAACAATACCACTCTAGAGGTAATTCCGCAGGTAATGACCAATGACCCTGACGAGTTTCTATTTGTTATTAAATATGTACAAAGTTTAGGCTATAAAGAATTAAACTGGAATTTAGGTTGCCCTTACCCCATGGTAACTAAGTCTGGCATGGGCTCTGGTCTTATCTGCAACCCTAACCGTATCAACGACGTACTTCATAAAGCACATAACGAAACGGATATTGTAGTATCTATGAAAATGAGAATGGGCTATGAGCATGCCGAAGAAATTTTGGATGCGTTTCCTGTTCTAGATAAGTATCCACTTAAAAATATTGCCATTCACGCCAGAATAGGCAAGCAACTTTACAAAGGCCCTGTAGATTTAGAGGCATTTGAAAAATGCATTGGTAGCACTAAGCATAAGCTTTATTATAACGGCGATATCACAAGTGTTTCTGCTTTTAAAGAGATACAAAAGCGCTTTCCCAGTATCGATCACTTTATGATTGGTCGTGGCCTTATTGCCGACCCATTTTTACCAAGCATGATCAAAAATAATACTTCGGAATATCCTAAAGACCGCTGGGCTATTTTTTCAGAATTTCATGACACCATTTACCAACAATACGATGCGTATTTATCTGGGCCAACCCCTATTAAAATGAAAATGTTAGGGTTTTGGGAATTCTTTTCGCAGTCCACTTCTAATCCGCAAAAAACGTTTAAAGCCATAAAAAAAGCTTCTAATCCCATAAAATATAAGCAGGCAGTACAACAAATTTTAAGCACAGAACAAAAGCTTGCTAGCGCTGTCTAA
- a CDS encoding nuclear transport factor 2 family protein: protein MNIKLNFALLMTLGMLMVGCKQEDEKKEEIEEVKIDLINDEFPEAEQEVMATYNTIAQILKEGDMDKLIALHAYSPKFTEFKNGELRNDGEANEAYERKVFSTVTEVVKFDSKDMKIAVYGDVANVTFHSDFHLKFGDDLIIVNDQITLLFVKTADGWKIVHEHHSPLKSQDI from the coding sequence ATGAATATAAAATTGAATTTTGCATTACTTATGACTTTAGGAATGCTCATGGTTGGATGTAAACAAGAAGATGAAAAAAAAGAGGAAATTGAAGAAGTGAAGATTGATCTGATCAATGATGAATTCCCTGAAGCAGAACAGGAGGTAATGGCAACTTACAATACCATTGCTCAAATTCTTAAAGAAGGCGATATGGATAAGCTCATTGCTTTACATGCCTATAGCCCGAAGTTTACCGAATTTAAAAATGGCGAACTACGTAATGATGGTGAAGCAAATGAAGCCTACGAACGGAAGGTTTTTAGCACTGTAACCGAGGTGGTTAAATTCGACTCAAAGGACATGAAAATTGCAGTGTATGGAGATGTTGCCAATGTGACCTTTCACTCTGATTTTCATCTTAAATTCGGAGACGATCTTATCATCGTTAATGACCAAATCACACTGCTATTTGTAAAGACGGCTGATGGATGGAAAATAGTTCACGAACATCATTCGCCATTGAAAAGTCAAGACATCTAA
- a CDS encoding isoprenylcysteine carboxylmethyltransferase family protein, with the protein MARPAFKKWLTQFINPAVERSTYILLASVILLFIYWKWQPMTTIVWETENLASHVLLAVFFSGWLIVFLSTFMINHFELFGLTQIYQNFKDQSFTHPEFQVNWFYKLVRHPLMLGFIIAFWAAPVMTYGRLLFAVVTTSYMLIAVKYLEEKDLRKLLGKDYENYQKRVPMIFPFTKFKKG; encoded by the coding sequence ATGGCAAGACCTGCATTTAAAAAGTGGTTGACTCAATTTATAAATCCTGCTGTTGAACGCAGTACTTATATACTTCTAGCAAGTGTTATATTATTATTCATATATTGGAAATGGCAACCCATGACCACAATAGTGTGGGAGACAGAAAATTTAGCTTCCCATGTTCTATTGGCGGTGTTCTTTTCGGGTTGGTTAATTGTTTTTCTATCCACTTTTATGATTAATCATTTTGAACTTTTTGGTCTAACGCAAATTTATCAAAACTTTAAAGACCAGTCCTTTACACACCCAGAGTTTCAGGTCAATTGGTTTTATAAATTGGTACGACATCCTTTAATGCTAGGCTTTATTATCGCATTTTGGGCTGCACCCGTCATGACCTATGGCCGACTTTTATTTGCCGTAGTTACCACTTCTTACATGCTAATCGCCGTGAAATATCTAGAAGAAAAAGATTTGAGAAAACTTCTGGGAAAAGATTACGAAAATTATCAAAAAAGAGTCCCTATGATTTTTCCATTTACCAAATTTAAAAAAGGATAG
- a CDS encoding radical SAM protein translates to MMRPKILFITPPFTQLNTAYPATAYLKGFLEEHDISVSHCDLSIELFTSIFTSDFLRAVFQEAEELGNTHYPEVSKLKERYMSSVDLVIKFLQKQDLETANTILASGFLPKGHRLSKVNNQINWAAGAQGVLDKAKHYGTLFIEEIGDFIQANIDEFFAFTKYAEQIATSASSFDQIDEFLSYQPTLIEEQMLDILVAQIEKHEPKLVCFTIPFPGNLFSALRCSQFIKQLFPEIHVAFGGGYCNTELRSLKDPRIFEFVDFISLDDGEGPLLKMIGYLEGSIDGNELERTFVLENNEVVYKNKIPNTIYHHKNLPAPDYSGLPFDKYVSFLDVVNPMHRMWTDFRWNKLTISHGCYWKQCSFCDVSLDYIGNYQNTTASALVDKIEKIIKDTGITGFHFVDEAAPPKMLRALSNELIKRAVKITWWTNIRFEKTFDFELCELMAKSGCIAVTGGLEVASDRLLLKMKKGVDIAQVTRVTHNFSEHQIMVHAYLMYGFPTQTEQETIDSLEIVRQLFESNCIQSAFWHLFTTTIHSPIGQNPKDFGIEVTGPAFEGFAQNDLYHKDPQGADHSKYTKGLNLALHNYLNDAGFEKGLQYWFDFSVCNVSHPKDLIKSFLSETLAKKMISKV, encoded by the coding sequence ATGATGCGACCTAAGATTCTTTTTATTACTCCGCCGTTTACCCAGCTAAACACAGCGTATCCGGCAACAGCTTACCTCAAAGGTTTTTTAGAGGAGCATGATATCTCTGTGTCTCATTGTGACTTAAGTATTGAGTTGTTTACGTCAATTTTTACTAGCGATTTTTTGCGAGCAGTTTTTCAAGAGGCTGAGGAGTTGGGGAATACGCATTACCCTGAAGTTAGTAAACTCAAAGAACGTTATATGTCGAGCGTTGATCTGGTAATCAAGTTTCTTCAAAAGCAGGATCTTGAAACTGCCAACACCATATTAGCTTCTGGTTTTTTACCAAAAGGGCATCGCTTATCTAAGGTGAATAACCAAATTAATTGGGCAGCTGGAGCGCAAGGTGTGCTAGACAAAGCAAAGCATTACGGGACACTTTTTATTGAGGAAATAGGAGATTTTATACAAGCCAACATCGACGAGTTTTTTGCCTTTACCAAATATGCTGAACAAATTGCGACTTCGGCCAGTAGTTTTGATCAAATTGATGAATTTTTAAGCTATCAACCAACACTAATTGAAGAACAGATGTTGGATATTTTGGTAGCCCAAATTGAAAAGCACGAACCAAAATTGGTCTGCTTTACAATTCCATTTCCAGGAAATTTGTTTTCTGCTTTACGATGCTCACAGTTTATCAAACAACTCTTTCCTGAGATCCATGTGGCTTTTGGCGGCGGCTATTGCAATACTGAGTTGCGATCTCTTAAAGATCCTAGAATATTTGAATTTGTTGACTTTATCTCCTTAGATGATGGCGAAGGGCCACTTTTAAAAATGATAGGATATCTAGAGGGATCCATAGATGGTAATGAACTAGAAAGAACGTTTGTTCTGGAAAATAATGAGGTGGTTTATAAAAACAAAATCCCTAATACCATATACCATCACAAAAATTTACCCGCTCCCGATTATTCTGGATTGCCCTTTGATAAATACGTTTCTTTTCTAGATGTCGTAAATCCCATGCATAGAATGTGGACTGATTTTAGATGGAATAAATTGACTATTTCTCACGGCTGTTATTGGAAACAATGTTCTTTTTGCGATGTAAGTCTAGATTATATTGGCAATTATCAAAACACCACAGCAAGCGCTTTGGTGGATAAGATTGAAAAAATAATCAAGGATACAGGGATTACTGGGTTTCATTTTGTGGATGAAGCCGCTCCCCCTAAAATGTTACGGGCTTTATCCAATGAATTGATAAAGAGAGCGGTAAAAATCACTTGGTGGACAAACATTCGATTTGAGAAAACATTTGACTTTGAATTGTGCGAATTGATGGCAAAATCGGGTTGCATTGCGGTGACTGGTGGGCTGGAAGTGGCTTCAGATCGACTATTGCTCAAGATGAAAAAGGGGGTTGATATTGCTCAGGTCACACGAGTGACCCATAATTTTTCTGAACACCAAATCATGGTACATGCCTATCTCATGTACGGATTTCCTACACAGACCGAACAAGAGACTATTGATTCTTTAGAGATTGTGCGACAATTGTTTGAAAGCAATTGTATCCAATCTGCATTTTGGCACCTCTTTACAACTACAATTCACAGCCCCATAGGACAGAACCCCAAAGACTTTGGTATAGAGGTCACAGGGCCTGCTTTTGAAGGCTTTGCTCAAAATGATTTATACCATAAAGATCCACAGGGAGCCGATCATTCTAAGTACACTAAGGGATTAAATTTGGCCTTGCATAATTATCTAAATGATGCAGGTTTTGAAAAGGGTTTACAGTATTGGTTTGATTTTTCCGTATGCAACGTTAGTCACCCTAAAGATTTGATTAAAAGTTTTCTTTCTGAAACATTAGCTAAAAAAATGATTTCAAAGGTATAA